The Sphingorhabdus sp. Alg231-15 genome has a segment encoding these proteins:
- a CDS encoding NRDE family protein: protein MGTMCIVSFAWKAHPRWKLIAIGNRDEMHARPAEALGRWQKPTHMLAGRDTLAGGTWLGLSEQGRFAVITNLSGYGTPDANLISRGDLLKDFLSGEGRYPDLSSSQFGDFNPFNLITVARDKAFIHSNRPGSASNVLAPGIHGLSNGPLDGPWPKSAHLNAALAQWIERESSDPADLLDTLLDETTFQPKTLTNNGTGTPLEPRGSAIFIRNPLYGTRCSTVVAVDSHGQGTAIERRFDHTGESTGETAISFAWPT from the coding sequence ATGGGCACAATGTGCATCGTATCCTTCGCTTGGAAGGCGCATCCGCGCTGGAAACTCATTGCCATTGGCAATCGAGATGAAATGCACGCACGGCCGGCCGAGGCGCTTGGTCGGTGGCAAAAGCCGACCCATATGCTGGCCGGACGAGACACTTTAGCTGGTGGCACCTGGTTGGGCCTTTCGGAACAGGGACGCTTTGCCGTTATCACCAATCTCAGCGGCTATGGCACACCGGATGCAAATCTGATTTCGCGTGGTGACCTTCTGAAGGATTTCTTGTCCGGTGAAGGTCGTTATCCTGACCTCTCCTCCAGTCAGTTTGGCGATTTCAATCCATTTAACCTGATCACAGTTGCCAGAGACAAAGCGTTTATTCACTCCAACCGACCGGGCTCTGCCAGCAATGTTCTTGCGCCTGGAATTCATGGTTTGTCTAATGGACCACTGGACGGACCTTGGCCCAAATCGGCGCATCTCAATGCTGCATTGGCTCAATGGATCGAGAGAGAATCTAGTGATCCGGCGGATTTGTTGGATACACTATTGGATGAGACAACATTCCAACCAAAAACACTGACAAACAACGGAACCGGAACACCTCTGGAGCCAAGGGGTTCGGCGATATTCATCCGTAACCCCCTCTATGGGACGCGCTGCAGCACTGTGGTAGCCGTCGATAGCCACGGTCAGGGAACTGCGATCGAACGGCGTTTTGATCATACCGGTGAATCGACAGGCGAAACTGCAATCTCTTTTGCATGGCCGACCTAG
- a CDS encoding oxidoreductase: MKYPKLLEPLDLGFTTIKNRSIMGSMHTGLEEMDGGFERMAAYFAERAANNIGMIITGGIAPNEESSPHGARMSNEEEAAKHRLVTNAVHQADPDVKICMQILHPGPLANNPQMVAPSAVKSRIARHVPNELDKAGIQKQIDDHVQCALMAQKAGYDGVEIIGSAGYLISTFLVQKTNLRDDEYGGSYENRMRFALEIVEQTRAAVGEDFILIFRIAAMDMLEGGMSWDEIISLGKALEKAGVTIISTHFTWHESAVPTIATMVPRAAFTSVTGRLRKEVNVPVITSNRINMPDVAEEVLTRGDADLVSMARPLLADSAFMRKAIEGREDEINTCIACNQACLDHTFSGKLTTCLVNPRACHETILNYDPVTDAKRIAVVGAGPAGLAYATVAAERGHHVSLFEASSEIGGQFNLAKTIPGKEEFYETIRYYNRMIELHSIDLRLETRADAETLKKEGFDHVIVSTGIKPRTPDIEGINHPKVVSYIDVITGTKPVGQKVAIIGAGGIGFDVCELISHAGPSGAVDREVFAAEWGVDFQNHPRGGVTGVEPKVSKSDREITLLQRKESRVGAGLGKTTGWTHRITLTRRGVGMMNGVEYVKIDNNGLHILQNGQPQLLEVDTIIICAGQDPLRELYDELSAEGLKAELVGGAYEAMELDAKAAINQATYMAAAV, from the coding sequence ATGAAATATCCTAAGCTGCTTGAGCCACTCGACCTTGGCTTTACGACCATCAAAAATCGCTCGATCATGGGCTCCATGCACACTGGCCTGGAGGAAATGGATGGCGGGTTTGAACGCATGGCTGCCTATTTTGCCGAAAGAGCCGCCAATAATATCGGAATGATCATAACTGGCGGTATCGCACCCAACGAAGAATCTTCTCCGCACGGCGCCCGAATGTCCAACGAAGAAGAGGCCGCCAAACATCGCCTGGTGACAAATGCGGTTCATCAGGCAGATCCTGACGTGAAAATCTGTATGCAAATTTTGCACCCGGGGCCGCTCGCTAACAATCCTCAAATGGTCGCTCCGTCGGCTGTGAAATCAAGAATTGCCCGGCATGTTCCCAATGAACTCGACAAGGCGGGGATTCAAAAACAGATTGATGATCATGTCCAATGTGCTTTGATGGCACAAAAGGCGGGATATGATGGGGTAGAGATAATCGGTTCAGCCGGATATCTGATCTCCACTTTCTTGGTCCAGAAAACCAATCTGCGCGACGATGAATATGGCGGCTCATACGAAAATCGAATGCGTTTTGCGCTTGAAATTGTAGAGCAAACACGCGCTGCGGTTGGAGAGGACTTCATTCTCATTTTTCGAATCGCTGCGATGGATATGCTGGAAGGCGGTATGAGCTGGGATGAGATAATATCTCTTGGCAAAGCGCTGGAGAAAGCCGGTGTGACGATTATCTCGACCCATTTTACTTGGCATGAGAGTGCGGTACCAACCATTGCGACCATGGTACCCAGAGCCGCGTTTACGTCGGTGACGGGGCGGCTAAGAAAAGAAGTCAACGTGCCGGTTATTACATCGAACCGAATCAATATGCCGGATGTGGCGGAAGAGGTTCTTACGCGCGGGGATGCTGATCTGGTCTCCATGGCGCGCCCGCTTTTGGCTGACAGTGCATTTATGCGCAAAGCTATTGAAGGGCGTGAAGATGAGATCAATACTTGCATCGCCTGTAACCAGGCTTGTCTGGATCACACATTTTCAGGAAAACTGACGACATGTCTGGTAAACCCTCGGGCTTGTCATGAAACCATTTTGAACTATGACCCTGTCACAGATGCGAAGCGGATCGCGGTGGTTGGAGCGGGACCTGCGGGTCTGGCTTATGCTACGGTTGCTGCCGAGCGCGGACATCATGTCTCACTATTCGAAGCATCCTCCGAAATTGGTGGTCAGTTTAATCTGGCCAAGACGATTCCCGGCAAAGAGGAGTTTTACGAAACCATTCGCTATTATAACCGGATGATCGAACTGCATTCTATCGATCTTAGGCTTGAAACCAGGGCCGACGCAGAAACATTAAAGAAAGAAGGATTTGATCACGTCATTGTGTCCACAGGCATCAAGCCGCGAACCCCGGATATCGAGGGTATCAACCATCCTAAAGTCGTTAGCTATATCGACGTGATAACTGGCACAAAACCGGTCGGTCAGAAGGTCGCGATTATCGGTGCGGGCGGCATTGGCTTTGATGTGTGTGAACTGATTAGCCATGCTGGCCCATCAGGTGCAGTTGATCGCGAGGTGTTTGCTGCTGAATGGGGTGTTGATTTCCAAAACCATCCACGCGGTGGTGTGACCGGAGTGGAACCAAAGGTCTCGAAATCGGATCGAGAAATAACTCTTTTGCAGCGCAAGGAAAGTCGGGTCGGAGCCGGACTTGGTAAAACCACCGGCTGGACGCATCGGATCACGCTCACGCGGCGGGGAGTGGGCATGATGAACGGCGTTGAATATGTCAAAATCGACAATAACGGTTTGCACATCCTGCAAAATGGGCAGCCGCAACTGCTTGAGGTCGACACGATAATCATTTGTGCGGGGCAGGATCCCTTGCGTGAACTA